The following coding sequences are from one Virgibacillus necropolis window:
- a CDS encoding deoxyribonuclease IV — protein MVKIGSHVSMSGKKMLLGSSEEAVSYGSNVFMIYTGAPQNTRRKPIEDLNIEAGTAHMKENGIEEVVVHAPYIINIGNTTKPATFKLGVDFLRNEINRTAALGAKQIVLHPGAHVGAGVDQGINKIIEGLNEVLDKDQTVQIALETMAGKGTEIGRTFDELARIFDGVHLNEKLSVCLDTCHIHDAGYDVVNDFDGVLNQFDKIIGVDRLKVIHVNDSKNEREAHKDRHQNIGFGHIGFDALHKVIHHPQLKELPKILETPYVGEDKKNKKPPYKFEINMIKNGDFDPELKNKIVMQ, from the coding sequence ATGGTCAAAATAGGTTCGCATGTTTCAATGAGTGGAAAGAAAATGCTTTTAGGTTCGAGTGAGGAAGCAGTTTCGTATGGTTCTAATGTATTTATGATATACACGGGTGCACCGCAAAATACGAGAAGAAAACCAATTGAGGATTTGAATATAGAAGCGGGTACAGCACATATGAAAGAAAACGGTATAGAAGAAGTTGTTGTACATGCTCCATATATTATTAATATTGGCAACACCACAAAACCCGCAACATTTAAACTTGGTGTGGACTTCTTGCGAAATGAAATTAATCGTACAGCGGCATTAGGGGCAAAACAAATTGTGCTACACCCAGGAGCACATGTTGGAGCAGGCGTTGATCAAGGTATCAATAAGATAATTGAAGGCTTAAATGAGGTACTAGATAAAGATCAAACTGTCCAAATTGCTCTTGAAACGATGGCTGGTAAGGGTACAGAAATTGGCCGTACTTTTGATGAGCTTGCTAGAATTTTTGATGGTGTCCATTTGAATGAAAAACTATCTGTTTGTTTAGATACATGCCATATACATGACGCGGGTTATGATGTAGTAAACGATTTCGATGGTGTACTTAATCAATTTGACAAGATAATTGGCGTAGACCGTTTGAAAGTTATTCATGTAAATGACAGTAAAAATGAACGAGAAGCACACAAAGATCGTCATCAAAACATAGGTTTTGGACATATAGGATTTGATGCACTTCATAAGGTTATTCATCATCCACAACTAAAAGAGTTGCCGAAAATATTGGAGACGCCATATGTTGGGGAAGATAAAAAGAATAAAAAGCCTCCATATAAATTTGAAATAAACATGATTAAAAATGGGGATTTCGATCCGGAATTAAAGAATAAAATTGTTATGCAATAA
- a CDS encoding DEAD/DEAH box helicase, protein MEKKNFGEFKLHPIMINVIDKLHFEKPTDIQTEVIPAILKGKSVIGQSHTGSGKTHAYLLPLLNQIDVEKRSVQFVITAPTRELATQIHDEVKKIVKFAGKEQQWISKLLVGGTDKQKMMEKLKQPPHIVVGTPGRILDLVKEEAISIYSATSFVIDEADLMLDLGFINDVDQLLVRSNKNVQLLVFSATIPQRLEHFFKKYLENPIHVKIDDQLSPETMEHHLIDTKHRKEADIIVDISKVINPYLAIIFTNGKEKANELAESLLEKGLDVGLIHGGLSPRERKRALKDIQNLRFQYIVATDLASRGIDIKGVSHVINAQLPKEEDFYVHRVGRTARAGMEGTAISLYNESDIKIISKLEQKGLSFTFFDIRKGEWIEMKSWNERNLRAKTDVNLDKEAWKRVKKTKKVKPGYKKRMKQQQETIKKRLTKNTKNKK, encoded by the coding sequence ATGGAAAAAAAGAATTTTGGAGAATTTAAGCTCCACCCCATTATGATAAATGTTATCGATAAGCTACATTTTGAAAAACCTACTGATATTCAGACAGAGGTAATACCAGCTATTCTAAAGGGGAAAAGTGTGATTGGACAATCCCATACAGGGTCAGGAAAAACGCATGCATATCTATTGCCTCTATTAAACCAGATTGATGTGGAAAAAAGGTCAGTACAATTCGTTATTACTGCACCAACTCGCGAATTAGCAACGCAAATCCATGATGAAGTAAAAAAAATCGTAAAATTTGCAGGGAAAGAGCAACAGTGGATTTCAAAATTACTGGTTGGTGGTACTGATAAACAAAAAATGATGGAAAAATTAAAGCAGCCTCCTCATATTGTAGTAGGTACACCAGGAAGAATATTAGACCTAGTTAAAGAAGAAGCCATTTCTATTTATTCTGCGACTTCATTTGTCATTGATGAAGCTGACTTGATGTTAGACCTTGGTTTTATTAATGATGTGGATCAATTGCTTGTTAGATCAAATAAAAATGTACAGCTCCTTGTTTTTTCTGCAACAATTCCACAGCGCTTAGAACACTTTTTTAAAAAATATTTAGAGAATCCTATTCACGTAAAAATAGATGATCAATTATCACCTGAAACAATGGAGCATCATTTAATTGATACGAAACATCGTAAGGAAGCTGACATCATAGTCGATATCTCAAAAGTAATAAATCCTTATTTAGCTATTATTTTTACAAATGGTAAAGAAAAAGCTAATGAATTAGCGGAGTCCTTGTTAGAAAAAGGATTAGATGTAGGGTTGATACATGGTGGTTTATCTCCGCGTGAACGAAAACGAGCATTAAAGGATATACAAAATTTGCGCTTTCAATACATTGTAGCAACTGATTTAGCATCAAGAGGAATTGATATTAAAGGTGTAAGTCATGTGATAAATGCACAGTTACCTAAAGAAGAAGACTTTTACGTTCACCGGGTAGGTAGAACTGCCCGAGCAGGAATGGAAGGCACTGCTATCAGCCTGTACAATGAGAGTGATATTAAAATTATCAGTAAACTAGAACAAAAAGGATTATCATTTACTTTTTTTGATATAAGAAAAGGTGAATGGATAGAGATGAAATCCTGGAATGAACGTAATTTACGTGCAAAAACAGACGTTAATTTGGATAAAGAAGCATGGAAACGTGTGAAAAAAACCAAAAAGGTTAAGCCGGGATATAAAAAGAGAATGAAACAACAGCAGGAAACAATAAAAAAAAGACTTACCAAAAATACAAAAAACAAAAAGTAA